One Hippocampus zosterae strain Florida chromosome 21, ASM2543408v3, whole genome shotgun sequence genomic region harbors:
- the brd1a gene encoding bromodomain-containing protein 1 isoform X2 has protein sequence MKKKARNHRVSTAARPPSPIKPSPNKQILTYAQAQRMVEFEIDGHIHRLSVFDRLAVISDGDPAWREMLESANNKENADKPQQQQVLLRSLRLKNNREKRKAALGVAAKKGGGGGGGGGHPVASNPGPKLPEPKFRTVEYNLPAVPKRHSSYYKYEEKTEEELDEETEYDMDEEDYAWLDLVNEKRRSEGVSQVSFNVFEFLVDRFEKELYLEGLDKGSEKLASVDGDTVCCICMDGECPNGNAILLCDACDVAVHQECYGVPYVPEGQWLCRHCLQSPARPADCILCPSKGGAVKKTEDGRWGHVVCALWVPEVGFSNATFIEPIDGVRHIPPARWKLTCYLCKEKGVGVCIQCHKANCYTAFHVSCAQKAGLFMKMEPVKDLTESGQPTLSLKKTAYCGAHTPNGCVRRKLAIYDQAEAKNGLRSKTDKGKGGAARCKGKHKKKTKKPESDVESRPPSPAAVPAFPSHRLQTILNQVSVQKKKAFVELVLNYWTLKRQSRNGLPLIRRLHTNQQSHKNAQPKQNEEETRALKEQLKERHRLRHDLERARLLLELIRKREKLKREELKFQESLLEMQLTPFSILLRAVLDQLLTKDQARIFTQPVDVNEVPDYLDHIKRPMDFSTMRQRLDAQKYSNFEQFEEDFDLIVDNCMKYNSKDTYFYRAAVRLRDQGGAVIRKARRDAEKIGFDAASGMHLDQAPRLKKSSFSWEDVDRLLAPANRSHLPLDKQLQQLLEKFDLTCAMKSSPSRSKRIKLLKKTINDVRSDMSLKRVQPSPHHHHHHPHHHRIGSSFSTPPSSAELAAKLKEERWKPNGHFPDDEDKSLPPKLEPSDAIPPLIHSDADPEPPTLKPIDATQDRDDKTQAANGVTFDGDPANPPPSPPHLNGHSHHDLADSLFDGDVSVVATSTLAEPAAAVNRRTAVLFCKSKAGSPRKAAKGRDDDDGGGAASERKESEEQEEAAMADDGNAQLASKSFLSVVIPRLETLLHSKKRKRLDSHEERQEDVESPVKRLDMGLSRGFLEAEEEKAPGQPARATEPRRRCASESSISSCSSLPGGPPGTVLSLPKCGKGKPALLRRNTVDDKNELIACIENGNFAKAARIAAEVGNSNIWMPASAATVALEPLKLVWAKCSGYPSYPALIIDPHMPRVGCQHNGVSIPMPPMDVLRIGEQMQYKADEKLYLVLFFDTKRSWQWLPRSKMVPLGMDKTIDKIKMMEGRTSSVRKAVQVAYSRAMNHLSIVRDEPVSDLSDVD, from the exons ATGAAGAAGAAAGCCCGGAACCACCGCGTCTCGACTGCGGCGAGGCCTCCCTCGCCCATCAAGCCTTCGCCCAACAAACAGATCCTGACGTACGCCCAGGCGCAGCGCATGGTGGAGTTTGAAATCGACGGCCACATCCATCGGCTCAGCGTCTTCGACCGCCTGGCCGTGATCTCGGACGGCGACCCGGCGTGGCGGGAGATGCTGGAGAGCGCCAACAACAAGGAGAACGCCGACAaaccgcagcagcagcaggtcctGTTGAGGTCGCTCCGATTAAAAAACAATCGGGAGAAGAGAAAGGCCGCGCTGGGCGTCGCGGCGAAgaaaggaggaggcggcggaggcggcggcggacaTCCCGTCGCTTCGAATCCCGGTCCAAAACTTCCAGAGCCCAAATTTCGCACCGTGGAATATAACCTGCCCGCCGTTCCTAAACGTCATTCTTCTTATTACAAATATGAGGAGAAGACCGAGGAAGAGCTGGACGAGGAAACGGAGTACGACATGGACGAGGAAGATTACGCCTGGCTCGATTTGGTCAACGAAAAGCGTCGAAGTGAAGGCGTCAGCCAGGTCTCCTTCAACGTCTTTGAGTTCCTCGTCGACCGCTTTGAGAAAGAGTTGTACCTGGAGGGCTTGGATAAAGGCAGCGAGAAGCTGGCGTCGGTCGACGGGGACACGGTCTGCTGCATCTGCATGGACGGCGAGTGTCCCAACGGCAACGCCATCCTCTTGTGCGACGCGTGCGACGTGGCCGTGCACCAGGAGTGTTACGGCGTGCCCTACGTCCCCGAGGGCCAGTGGCTTTGCCGACACTGCCTGCAGTCGCCGGCGCGGCCCGCCGACTGCATCCTGTGCCCCAGTAAGGGCGGGGCGGTGAAAAAAACGGAGGACGGGCGCTGGGGTCACGTGGTGTGCGCCCTGTGGGTCCCCGAGGTGGGTTTCTCCAACGCCACCTTCATCGAGCCCATCGACGGCGTGCGCCACATCCCGCCGGCCCGCTGGAAGCTCACCTGCTACCTGTGCAAAGAAAAGGGCGTCGGCGTGTGCATCCAGTGCCACAAAGCCAACTGCTACACCGCCTTCCACGTCAGCTGCGCCCAGAAGGCCGGCCTCTTCATGAAGATGGAGCCCGTCAAGGACCTGACCGAGTCGGGCCAGCCCACCCTGTCGCTGAAGAAGACCGCCTACTGCGGCGCGCACACGCCCAACGGCTGCGTGAGGAGGAAGCTGGCCATTTACGACCAGGCCGAAGCCAAGAACGGACTGCGGAGCAAAACGGACAAGGGCAAGGGAGGAGCCGCGCGATGTAAAGGGAAGCATAAGAAAAAGACCAAGAAGCCCGAATCGGATGTCGAAAGTCGGCCGCCGTCTCCCGCTGCTGTGCCGGCGTTTCCTTCCCACAG GTTGCAAACCATCCTGAACCAGGTGTCTGTCCAGAAAAAGAAGGCCTTCGTGGAGCTGGTCCTCAATTACTGGACTCTTAAACGGCAATCCAGGAACGGGCTCCCGCTGATCCGACGCCTGCATACAAACCAGCAATCACATAAGAATGCGCAGCCG AAGCAAAACGAGGAGGAAACGCGGGCGCtgaaggagcagctgaaggagcGGCACCGGCTGCGGCACGACCTGGAGCGAGCCCGGCTGCTGCTGGAGCTCATTCGCAAGAGGGAGAAGCTCAAGAGGGAGGAG tTAAAGTTCCAAGAAAGCCTGCTGGAGATGCAGCTGACTCCATTCAGCATCCTGCTCAGAGCCGTCTTGGACCAGTTGCTGACCAAAGACCAGGCCAGGATCTTCACCCAGCCAGTCGACGTCAACGAG GTGCCCGACTACCTGGACCACATCAAGCGTCCCATGGACTTCTCCACCATGCGGCAGCGCCTGGACGCCCAGAAATACAGCAACTTTGAGCAGTTCGAGGAGGACTTTGACCTCATCGTCGACAACTGCATGAAGTACAACTCCAAGGACACCTACTTCTACCGCGCCGCCGTTCGCCTCCGAGATCAGGGCGGCGCGGTGATTCGGAAGGCGCGGCGGGACGCCGAGAAAATCGGCTTCGACGCGGCGAGCGGCATGCACCTGGACCAGGCTCCCCGGTTGAAGAAGTCCTCGTTTTCGTGGGAGGACG TGGATCGCTTACTGGCGCCCGCTAACCGCAGCCACCTGCCGCTGGACAAGCAGTTGCAGCAACTTCTGGAGAAGTTTGACCTGACCTGCGCCATGAAATCCAGCCCGTCGCGCAGCAAACGCATCAAGCTGCTAAAAAAGACCATCAATGACGTGCGCAGCGACATGAGCCTGAAGAGAGTCCagccctccccccaccaccaccaccaccacccccaccaccatcgCATCGGCAGCTCGTTCTCCACACCGCCTTCGTCGGCGGAGCTTGCGGCGAAGCTCAAAGAGGAGAGATGGAAGCCAAATGGGCATTTCCCGGATGACGAGG ACAAGTCTCTCCCGCCTAAACTGGAGCCCTCCGACGCCATCCCCCCTCTGATCCACTCCGACGCGGACCCCGAGCCCCCGACCCTCAAACCCATCGACGCCACCCAGGACCGCGACGATAAAACTCAGGCCGCCAACGGCGTGACGTTCGACGGCGACCCGGCAAACCCGCCGCCGTCCCCGCCGCACCTCAACGGCCACTCCCACCACGACCTCGCCGATTCGTTATTCGACGGCGACGTCAGCGTGGTGGCCACTTCGACTCTGGCCGAGCCGGCGGCCGCCGTCAATCGGCGGACGGCCGTGCTGTTCTGCAAGTCGAAAGCCGGCAGCCCCCGCAAGGCCGCCAAAGGccgagacgacgacgacggcggcggcgctgcGAGCGAACGGAAAGAGAGCGAGGAGCAGGAAGAGGCGGCGATGGCGGACGACGGCAACGCGCAGCTGGCTTCCAAATCCTTCCTGTCGGTGGTGATCCCCAGGCTGGAGACGTTACTTCACAGCAAAAAGAGGAAGCGTCTCGACAGCCACGAGGAGCGCCAAGAGGACGTCGAGTCCCCCGTTAAAAGACTGGACATGG GGCTGTCGAGAGGTTTCCTGGAGGCGGAAGAGGAGAAggcgccgggccagcccgccaGAGCTACGGAGCCCCGAAGACGCTGCGCCTCCGAGTCGTCCATTTCTTCGTGCAGCAGTCTACCCGGAGGCCCCCCCGG GACCGTTCTCAGTCTTCCGAAGTGCGGGAAAGGGAAACCGGCCTTGTTGCGGAGAAACACCGTGGATGATAAGAATGAATTAATTGCTTGCATAGAAAATGGCAACTTTGCCAAAGCTGCGCGAATTGCCGCAG AGGTTGGCAACAGCAATATTTGGATGCCCGCTAGTGCTGCAACAGTTGCACTGGAACCCTTAAAGCTAGTTTGGGCCAAATGTAGTGGCTACCCTTCCTACCCTGCCTTG ATCATCGACCCCCACATGCCGCGCGTGGGCTGCCAGCACAACGGGGTGTCCATCCCCATGCCCCCCATGGACGTGCTCCGCATCGGAGAACAAATGCAGTACAAAGCCGACGAGAAACTCTACCTCGTGCTCTTCTTCGACACCAAGCGCAGCTG GCAGTGGCTTCCTAGATCCAAGATGGTTCCCCTGGGCATGGACAAGACCATCGACAAGATCAAAATGATGGAAGGGCGCACGTCCAGCGTCCGCAAGGCGGTCCAGGTGGCCTACAGCCGCGCCATGAACCACCTGAGCATCGTGCGGGACGAACCGGTCAGCGACCTGAGCGACGTGGACTGA
- the brd1a gene encoding bromodomain-containing protein 1 isoform X3: protein MKKKARNHRVSTAARPPSPIKPSPNKQILTYAQAQRMVEFEIDGHIHRLSVFDRLAVISDGDPAWREMLESANNKENADKPQQQQVLLRSLRLKNNREKRKAALGVAAKKGGGGGGGGGHPVASNPGPKLPEPKFRTVEYNLPAVPKRHSSYYKYEEKTEEELDEETEYDMDEEDYAWLDLVNEKRRSEGVSQVSFNVFEFLVDRFEKELYLEGLDKGSEKLASVDGDTVCCICMDGECPNGNAILLCDACDVAVHQECYGVPYVPEGQWLCRHCLQSPARPADCILCPSKGGAVKKTEDGRWGHVVCALWVPEVGFSNATFIEPIDGVRHIPPARWKLTCYLCKEKGVGVCIQCHKANCYTAFHVSCAQKAGLFMKMEPVKDLTESGQPTLSLKKTAYCGAHTPNGCVRRKLAIYDQAEAKNGLRSKTDKGKGGAARCKGKHKKKTKKPESDVESRPPSPAAVPAFPSHRLQTILNQVSVQKKKAFVELVLNYWTLKRQSRNGLPLIRRLHTNQQSHKNAQPVCSSKQNEEETRALKEQLKERHRLRHDLERARLLLELIRKREKLKREELKFQESLLEMQLTPFSILLRAVLDQLLTKDQARIFTQPVDVNEVPDYLDHIKRPMDFSTMRQRLDAQKYSNFEQFEEDFDLIVDNCMKYNSKDTYFYRAAVRLRDQGGAVIRKARRDAEKIGFDAASGMHLDQAPRLKKSSFSWEDVDRLLAPANRSHLPLDKQLQQLLEKFDLTCAMKSSPSRSKRIKLLKKTINDVRSDMSLKRVQPSPHHHHHHPHHHRIGSSFSTPPSSAELAAKLKEERWKPNGHFPDDEDKSLPPKLEPSDAIPPLIHSDADPEPPTLKPIDATQDRDDKTQAANGVTFDGDPANPPPSPPHLNGHSHHDLADSLFDGDVSVVATSTLAEPAAAVNRRTAVLFCKSKAGSPRKAAKGRDDDDGGGAASERKESEEQEEAAMADDGNAQLASKSFLSVVIPRLETLLHSKKRKRLDSHEERQEDVESPVKRLDMGLSRGFLEAEEEKAPGQPARATEPRRRCASESSISSCSSLPGGPPGTVLSLPKCGKGKPALLRRNTVDDKNELIACIENGNFAKAARIAADHRPPHAARGLPAQRGVHPHAPHGRAPHRRTNAVQSRRETLPRALLRHQAQLAVAS, encoded by the exons ATGAAGAAGAAAGCCCGGAACCACCGCGTCTCGACTGCGGCGAGGCCTCCCTCGCCCATCAAGCCTTCGCCCAACAAACAGATCCTGACGTACGCCCAGGCGCAGCGCATGGTGGAGTTTGAAATCGACGGCCACATCCATCGGCTCAGCGTCTTCGACCGCCTGGCCGTGATCTCGGACGGCGACCCGGCGTGGCGGGAGATGCTGGAGAGCGCCAACAACAAGGAGAACGCCGACAaaccgcagcagcagcaggtcctGTTGAGGTCGCTCCGATTAAAAAACAATCGGGAGAAGAGAAAGGCCGCGCTGGGCGTCGCGGCGAAgaaaggaggaggcggcggaggcggcggcggacaTCCCGTCGCTTCGAATCCCGGTCCAAAACTTCCAGAGCCCAAATTTCGCACCGTGGAATATAACCTGCCCGCCGTTCCTAAACGTCATTCTTCTTATTACAAATATGAGGAGAAGACCGAGGAAGAGCTGGACGAGGAAACGGAGTACGACATGGACGAGGAAGATTACGCCTGGCTCGATTTGGTCAACGAAAAGCGTCGAAGTGAAGGCGTCAGCCAGGTCTCCTTCAACGTCTTTGAGTTCCTCGTCGACCGCTTTGAGAAAGAGTTGTACCTGGAGGGCTTGGATAAAGGCAGCGAGAAGCTGGCGTCGGTCGACGGGGACACGGTCTGCTGCATCTGCATGGACGGCGAGTGTCCCAACGGCAACGCCATCCTCTTGTGCGACGCGTGCGACGTGGCCGTGCACCAGGAGTGTTACGGCGTGCCCTACGTCCCCGAGGGCCAGTGGCTTTGCCGACACTGCCTGCAGTCGCCGGCGCGGCCCGCCGACTGCATCCTGTGCCCCAGTAAGGGCGGGGCGGTGAAAAAAACGGAGGACGGGCGCTGGGGTCACGTGGTGTGCGCCCTGTGGGTCCCCGAGGTGGGTTTCTCCAACGCCACCTTCATCGAGCCCATCGACGGCGTGCGCCACATCCCGCCGGCCCGCTGGAAGCTCACCTGCTACCTGTGCAAAGAAAAGGGCGTCGGCGTGTGCATCCAGTGCCACAAAGCCAACTGCTACACCGCCTTCCACGTCAGCTGCGCCCAGAAGGCCGGCCTCTTCATGAAGATGGAGCCCGTCAAGGACCTGACCGAGTCGGGCCAGCCCACCCTGTCGCTGAAGAAGACCGCCTACTGCGGCGCGCACACGCCCAACGGCTGCGTGAGGAGGAAGCTGGCCATTTACGACCAGGCCGAAGCCAAGAACGGACTGCGGAGCAAAACGGACAAGGGCAAGGGAGGAGCCGCGCGATGTAAAGGGAAGCATAAGAAAAAGACCAAGAAGCCCGAATCGGATGTCGAAAGTCGGCCGCCGTCTCCCGCTGCTGTGCCGGCGTTTCCTTCCCACAG GTTGCAAACCATCCTGAACCAGGTGTCTGTCCAGAAAAAGAAGGCCTTCGTGGAGCTGGTCCTCAATTACTGGACTCTTAAACGGCAATCCAGGAACGGGCTCCCGCTGATCCGACGCCTGCATACAAACCAGCAATCACATAAGAATGCGCAGCCGGTTTGTTCATCA AAGCAAAACGAGGAGGAAACGCGGGCGCtgaaggagcagctgaaggagcGGCACCGGCTGCGGCACGACCTGGAGCGAGCCCGGCTGCTGCTGGAGCTCATTCGCAAGAGGGAGAAGCTCAAGAGGGAGGAG tTAAAGTTCCAAGAAAGCCTGCTGGAGATGCAGCTGACTCCATTCAGCATCCTGCTCAGAGCCGTCTTGGACCAGTTGCTGACCAAAGACCAGGCCAGGATCTTCACCCAGCCAGTCGACGTCAACGAG GTGCCCGACTACCTGGACCACATCAAGCGTCCCATGGACTTCTCCACCATGCGGCAGCGCCTGGACGCCCAGAAATACAGCAACTTTGAGCAGTTCGAGGAGGACTTTGACCTCATCGTCGACAACTGCATGAAGTACAACTCCAAGGACACCTACTTCTACCGCGCCGCCGTTCGCCTCCGAGATCAGGGCGGCGCGGTGATTCGGAAGGCGCGGCGGGACGCCGAGAAAATCGGCTTCGACGCGGCGAGCGGCATGCACCTGGACCAGGCTCCCCGGTTGAAGAAGTCCTCGTTTTCGTGGGAGGACG TGGATCGCTTACTGGCGCCCGCTAACCGCAGCCACCTGCCGCTGGACAAGCAGTTGCAGCAACTTCTGGAGAAGTTTGACCTGACCTGCGCCATGAAATCCAGCCCGTCGCGCAGCAAACGCATCAAGCTGCTAAAAAAGACCATCAATGACGTGCGCAGCGACATGAGCCTGAAGAGAGTCCagccctccccccaccaccaccaccaccacccccaccaccatcgCATCGGCAGCTCGTTCTCCACACCGCCTTCGTCGGCGGAGCTTGCGGCGAAGCTCAAAGAGGAGAGATGGAAGCCAAATGGGCATTTCCCGGATGACGAGG ACAAGTCTCTCCCGCCTAAACTGGAGCCCTCCGACGCCATCCCCCCTCTGATCCACTCCGACGCGGACCCCGAGCCCCCGACCCTCAAACCCATCGACGCCACCCAGGACCGCGACGATAAAACTCAGGCCGCCAACGGCGTGACGTTCGACGGCGACCCGGCAAACCCGCCGCCGTCCCCGCCGCACCTCAACGGCCACTCCCACCACGACCTCGCCGATTCGTTATTCGACGGCGACGTCAGCGTGGTGGCCACTTCGACTCTGGCCGAGCCGGCGGCCGCCGTCAATCGGCGGACGGCCGTGCTGTTCTGCAAGTCGAAAGCCGGCAGCCCCCGCAAGGCCGCCAAAGGccgagacgacgacgacggcggcggcgctgcGAGCGAACGGAAAGAGAGCGAGGAGCAGGAAGAGGCGGCGATGGCGGACGACGGCAACGCGCAGCTGGCTTCCAAATCCTTCCTGTCGGTGGTGATCCCCAGGCTGGAGACGTTACTTCACAGCAAAAAGAGGAAGCGTCTCGACAGCCACGAGGAGCGCCAAGAGGACGTCGAGTCCCCCGTTAAAAGACTGGACATGG GGCTGTCGAGAGGTTTCCTGGAGGCGGAAGAGGAGAAggcgccgggccagcccgccaGAGCTACGGAGCCCCGAAGACGCTGCGCCTCCGAGTCGTCCATTTCTTCGTGCAGCAGTCTACCCGGAGGCCCCCCCGG GACCGTTCTCAGTCTTCCGAAGTGCGGGAAAGGGAAACCGGCCTTGTTGCGGAGAAACACCGTGGATGATAAGAATGAATTAATTGCTTGCATAGAAAATGGCAACTTTGCCAAAGCTGCGCGAATTGCCGCAG ATCATCGACCCCCACATGCCGCGCGTGGGCTGCCAGCACAACGGGGTGTCCATCCCCATGCCCCCCATGGACGTGCTCCGCATCGGAGAACAAATGCAGTACAAAGCCGACGAGAAACTCTACCTCGTGCTCTTCTTCGACACCAAGCGCAGCTG GCAGTGGCTTCCTAG
- the brd1a gene encoding bromodomain-containing protein 1 isoform X1, whose protein sequence is MKKKARNHRVSTAARPPSPIKPSPNKQILTYAQAQRMVEFEIDGHIHRLSVFDRLAVISDGDPAWREMLESANNKENADKPQQQQVLLRSLRLKNNREKRKAALGVAAKKGGGGGGGGGHPVASNPGPKLPEPKFRTVEYNLPAVPKRHSSYYKYEEKTEEELDEETEYDMDEEDYAWLDLVNEKRRSEGVSQVSFNVFEFLVDRFEKELYLEGLDKGSEKLASVDGDTVCCICMDGECPNGNAILLCDACDVAVHQECYGVPYVPEGQWLCRHCLQSPARPADCILCPSKGGAVKKTEDGRWGHVVCALWVPEVGFSNATFIEPIDGVRHIPPARWKLTCYLCKEKGVGVCIQCHKANCYTAFHVSCAQKAGLFMKMEPVKDLTESGQPTLSLKKTAYCGAHTPNGCVRRKLAIYDQAEAKNGLRSKTDKGKGGAARCKGKHKKKTKKPESDVESRPPSPAAVPAFPSHRLQTILNQVSVQKKKAFVELVLNYWTLKRQSRNGLPLIRRLHTNQQSHKNAQPVCSSKQNEEETRALKEQLKERHRLRHDLERARLLLELIRKREKLKREELKFQESLLEMQLTPFSILLRAVLDQLLTKDQARIFTQPVDVNEVPDYLDHIKRPMDFSTMRQRLDAQKYSNFEQFEEDFDLIVDNCMKYNSKDTYFYRAAVRLRDQGGAVIRKARRDAEKIGFDAASGMHLDQAPRLKKSSFSWEDVDRLLAPANRSHLPLDKQLQQLLEKFDLTCAMKSSPSRSKRIKLLKKTINDVRSDMSLKRVQPSPHHHHHHPHHHRIGSSFSTPPSSAELAAKLKEERWKPNGHFPDDEDKSLPPKLEPSDAIPPLIHSDADPEPPTLKPIDATQDRDDKTQAANGVTFDGDPANPPPSPPHLNGHSHHDLADSLFDGDVSVVATSTLAEPAAAVNRRTAVLFCKSKAGSPRKAAKGRDDDDGGGAASERKESEEQEEAAMADDGNAQLASKSFLSVVIPRLETLLHSKKRKRLDSHEERQEDVESPVKRLDMGLSRGFLEAEEEKAPGQPARATEPRRRCASESSISSCSSLPGGPPGTVLSLPKCGKGKPALLRRNTVDDKNELIACIENGNFAKAARIAAEVGNSNIWMPASAATVALEPLKLVWAKCSGYPSYPALIIDPHMPRVGCQHNGVSIPMPPMDVLRIGEQMQYKADEKLYLVLFFDTKRSWQWLPRSKMVPLGMDKTIDKIKMMEGRTSSVRKAVQVAYSRAMNHLSIVRDEPVSDLSDVD, encoded by the exons ATGAAGAAGAAAGCCCGGAACCACCGCGTCTCGACTGCGGCGAGGCCTCCCTCGCCCATCAAGCCTTCGCCCAACAAACAGATCCTGACGTACGCCCAGGCGCAGCGCATGGTGGAGTTTGAAATCGACGGCCACATCCATCGGCTCAGCGTCTTCGACCGCCTGGCCGTGATCTCGGACGGCGACCCGGCGTGGCGGGAGATGCTGGAGAGCGCCAACAACAAGGAGAACGCCGACAaaccgcagcagcagcaggtcctGTTGAGGTCGCTCCGATTAAAAAACAATCGGGAGAAGAGAAAGGCCGCGCTGGGCGTCGCGGCGAAgaaaggaggaggcggcggaggcggcggcggacaTCCCGTCGCTTCGAATCCCGGTCCAAAACTTCCAGAGCCCAAATTTCGCACCGTGGAATATAACCTGCCCGCCGTTCCTAAACGTCATTCTTCTTATTACAAATATGAGGAGAAGACCGAGGAAGAGCTGGACGAGGAAACGGAGTACGACATGGACGAGGAAGATTACGCCTGGCTCGATTTGGTCAACGAAAAGCGTCGAAGTGAAGGCGTCAGCCAGGTCTCCTTCAACGTCTTTGAGTTCCTCGTCGACCGCTTTGAGAAAGAGTTGTACCTGGAGGGCTTGGATAAAGGCAGCGAGAAGCTGGCGTCGGTCGACGGGGACACGGTCTGCTGCATCTGCATGGACGGCGAGTGTCCCAACGGCAACGCCATCCTCTTGTGCGACGCGTGCGACGTGGCCGTGCACCAGGAGTGTTACGGCGTGCCCTACGTCCCCGAGGGCCAGTGGCTTTGCCGACACTGCCTGCAGTCGCCGGCGCGGCCCGCCGACTGCATCCTGTGCCCCAGTAAGGGCGGGGCGGTGAAAAAAACGGAGGACGGGCGCTGGGGTCACGTGGTGTGCGCCCTGTGGGTCCCCGAGGTGGGTTTCTCCAACGCCACCTTCATCGAGCCCATCGACGGCGTGCGCCACATCCCGCCGGCCCGCTGGAAGCTCACCTGCTACCTGTGCAAAGAAAAGGGCGTCGGCGTGTGCATCCAGTGCCACAAAGCCAACTGCTACACCGCCTTCCACGTCAGCTGCGCCCAGAAGGCCGGCCTCTTCATGAAGATGGAGCCCGTCAAGGACCTGACCGAGTCGGGCCAGCCCACCCTGTCGCTGAAGAAGACCGCCTACTGCGGCGCGCACACGCCCAACGGCTGCGTGAGGAGGAAGCTGGCCATTTACGACCAGGCCGAAGCCAAGAACGGACTGCGGAGCAAAACGGACAAGGGCAAGGGAGGAGCCGCGCGATGTAAAGGGAAGCATAAGAAAAAGACCAAGAAGCCCGAATCGGATGTCGAAAGTCGGCCGCCGTCTCCCGCTGCTGTGCCGGCGTTTCCTTCCCACAG GTTGCAAACCATCCTGAACCAGGTGTCTGTCCAGAAAAAGAAGGCCTTCGTGGAGCTGGTCCTCAATTACTGGACTCTTAAACGGCAATCCAGGAACGGGCTCCCGCTGATCCGACGCCTGCATACAAACCAGCAATCACATAAGAATGCGCAGCCGGTTTGTTCATCA AAGCAAAACGAGGAGGAAACGCGGGCGCtgaaggagcagctgaaggagcGGCACCGGCTGCGGCACGACCTGGAGCGAGCCCGGCTGCTGCTGGAGCTCATTCGCAAGAGGGAGAAGCTCAAGAGGGAGGAG tTAAAGTTCCAAGAAAGCCTGCTGGAGATGCAGCTGACTCCATTCAGCATCCTGCTCAGAGCCGTCTTGGACCAGTTGCTGACCAAAGACCAGGCCAGGATCTTCACCCAGCCAGTCGACGTCAACGAG GTGCCCGACTACCTGGACCACATCAAGCGTCCCATGGACTTCTCCACCATGCGGCAGCGCCTGGACGCCCAGAAATACAGCAACTTTGAGCAGTTCGAGGAGGACTTTGACCTCATCGTCGACAACTGCATGAAGTACAACTCCAAGGACACCTACTTCTACCGCGCCGCCGTTCGCCTCCGAGATCAGGGCGGCGCGGTGATTCGGAAGGCGCGGCGGGACGCCGAGAAAATCGGCTTCGACGCGGCGAGCGGCATGCACCTGGACCAGGCTCCCCGGTTGAAGAAGTCCTCGTTTTCGTGGGAGGACG TGGATCGCTTACTGGCGCCCGCTAACCGCAGCCACCTGCCGCTGGACAAGCAGTTGCAGCAACTTCTGGAGAAGTTTGACCTGACCTGCGCCATGAAATCCAGCCCGTCGCGCAGCAAACGCATCAAGCTGCTAAAAAAGACCATCAATGACGTGCGCAGCGACATGAGCCTGAAGAGAGTCCagccctccccccaccaccaccaccaccacccccaccaccatcgCATCGGCAGCTCGTTCTCCACACCGCCTTCGTCGGCGGAGCTTGCGGCGAAGCTCAAAGAGGAGAGATGGAAGCCAAATGGGCATTTCCCGGATGACGAGG ACAAGTCTCTCCCGCCTAAACTGGAGCCCTCCGACGCCATCCCCCCTCTGATCCACTCCGACGCGGACCCCGAGCCCCCGACCCTCAAACCCATCGACGCCACCCAGGACCGCGACGATAAAACTCAGGCCGCCAACGGCGTGACGTTCGACGGCGACCCGGCAAACCCGCCGCCGTCCCCGCCGCACCTCAACGGCCACTCCCACCACGACCTCGCCGATTCGTTATTCGACGGCGACGTCAGCGTGGTGGCCACTTCGACTCTGGCCGAGCCGGCGGCCGCCGTCAATCGGCGGACGGCCGTGCTGTTCTGCAAGTCGAAAGCCGGCAGCCCCCGCAAGGCCGCCAAAGGccgagacgacgacgacggcggcggcgctgcGAGCGAACGGAAAGAGAGCGAGGAGCAGGAAGAGGCGGCGATGGCGGACGACGGCAACGCGCAGCTGGCTTCCAAATCCTTCCTGTCGGTGGTGATCCCCAGGCTGGAGACGTTACTTCACAGCAAAAAGAGGAAGCGTCTCGACAGCCACGAGGAGCGCCAAGAGGACGTCGAGTCCCCCGTTAAAAGACTGGACATGG GGCTGTCGAGAGGTTTCCTGGAGGCGGAAGAGGAGAAggcgccgggccagcccgccaGAGCTACGGAGCCCCGAAGACGCTGCGCCTCCGAGTCGTCCATTTCTTCGTGCAGCAGTCTACCCGGAGGCCCCCCCGG GACCGTTCTCAGTCTTCCGAAGTGCGGGAAAGGGAAACCGGCCTTGTTGCGGAGAAACACCGTGGATGATAAGAATGAATTAATTGCTTGCATAGAAAATGGCAACTTTGCCAAAGCTGCGCGAATTGCCGCAG AGGTTGGCAACAGCAATATTTGGATGCCCGCTAGTGCTGCAACAGTTGCACTGGAACCCTTAAAGCTAGTTTGGGCCAAATGTAGTGGCTACCCTTCCTACCCTGCCTTG ATCATCGACCCCCACATGCCGCGCGTGGGCTGCCAGCACAACGGGGTGTCCATCCCCATGCCCCCCATGGACGTGCTCCGCATCGGAGAACAAATGCAGTACAAAGCCGACGAGAAACTCTACCTCGTGCTCTTCTTCGACACCAAGCGCAGCTG GCAGTGGCTTCCTAGATCCAAGATGGTTCCCCTGGGCATGGACAAGACCATCGACAAGATCAAAATGATGGAAGGGCGCACGTCCAGCGTCCGCAAGGCGGTCCAGGTGGCCTACAGCCGCGCCATGAACCACCTGAGCATCGTGCGGGACGAACCGGTCAGCGACCTGAGCGACGTGGACTGA